The Metabacillus endolithicus nucleotide sequence TGACTACTTTGATTGGTTTGATTCTGCAACTGATATGGAAGCTGATTTTATGATGAGGTATACCCCACCTTCTTTACGTAAGGAGCAGGTAGATCATTATTATTCAAATGGTTTTTACTTAGTCGAGAAAAGTTCAAGAAGGAACTTATCTTTAGAGGAAGTTTTTACTCTATATTAAGAGATTACTATTTTCATTTTTATAATGAGAGGAGGCAAGCTACTGTTCGTAAAGAATAGTAGCTATTTTTATGAACTTTAATAAATTAACTGAGTATGCTAAAAGCCTAATTGTGCCGCTGCCTAATGAAATGAAGTCGTTTGGGGATTATCGAATTCATTGTAATTTTAGTGGAGGTAGAGACAGTATAGCCTGTGTTTTACTCCTTTTATATGGTTACGGTGTACCGAAAGAACAAATAGAGATGGTTCATTTTAGGGTGGATGGTAAGCAAGAAGCATTTTTTGATTGGAAGGAAACTGATGAATATCTAGAGTATTGCCAAGAAATTTTAGGATTGCCAATGGTTATTCTTAACCCCGATAAAAGTTTAAAAGAGAGAATAACTGATAGGGGAAAATGGCCTTCAGGGGCAACTCAGTATTGCACATCTTACCAAAAACGCGATACCTACAGTAAATGGGTAAGGAGCTTAGGTGCTGGAAATTATTTATGTGTTAGCGGTGAAAGGGCGCAAGAAAGTCCAAGACGTGCAAATAAACCCAATTTCCAAGTTTACAAGACAGCAAACGCACCAACAAAAGGGCGATACGTTGATTGGCTTCGTCCTATCCATCATTTAATGAAGGATCAGGTGATGAAACTAAATGAGCTTGCTGGAATTAAGCCACACCCTTGTTATCAATATGTTTCACGATGCAGCTGTAAGTTTTGTATTTTTCTTTCACCGAATGAGATGAAGAAGGTCTCAGAACTTTACCCTGACGATTTTAACGAATTAATTCGTATGGAAAAGGAAATGGGACACACGCTTAAATGGGAAAAGAAAAATCCGCTATCGTTAGTAGACTTTATAAAGAAGGCAGAAGGATCAGACAAACAGTTATCGTTTGATTTACCATGTTTTTTTGAATGAAAAATGAAATTATAAAAGGAGGGATTGTCCTCTGACTTTGTTTTTTAGGTCAGGGGTTATATCCCTACCTAATAAAAGTCATGGCAAAATACGTATGAATATTTATTTACAGAGTACTGATCGTCATTTTGAAGCAAAATTACAATTTATTGTGAAAGAGGAAGATCATGTGTTAGCTGCCTCTTATATAGGAATTCCAGAAGCGGTTACTGCTATAACAGCAGGTATTATTGAAGGTAGAACAGTGGTTGTAGAAGGAAAGGAGCTTACAAGAGGTCACGATCCTTTTAGGAGGATTGAACGTAAAGTAGGTATTGGTGATGTGGCTCATGCCTTTATTTATAACTCATTGACTACTTTAGATGGTTTATCTGGTGTTATTGATAGTGATAAGAACACGAGGGGGTATATCTTATCTCTTCATGGAAACATCAAAGAAGATGTTGCTCAACATATGATTTCACGCTTTGGTTTACCACCGGAGTGGAGTGACCATTATGCCGGTCTTTTTGGATTTATGATCGAGGACTTGGAAGTAATTCAGAATCCAGCCTTTCAACATTTAAATCCAAATTTAAGGGCCCTGAAGATAAACGGCAGCGAAAGTGATGTTTTAGAGGTAGTAGAAATGGCACTAAAGAATCGCTTACTTACCATTCCTGAATCGGAGATCGAAGGTAAATTTGATCCTTCTTGGTCGTTAAAAGAATATATGGTTAATAACGCTAGTGCAATGAATAAAAAATTAAGTGTTATGAGACCATTGCATACCATGAAAGATAAGGTAGATCCTGCAATAGCAACTATGAGTAGAGTTCCTTTTCCTGCTCAAACACATGTTATTCAGGGATTAATAAACGGATTAGATGTTGAGAATTCGGTTATAACATCTGCGAACATGGGGACCGGAAAGAGTATACAAGCTATAGGTGTCGCTCACGTCTTAAACGAACGGAAGAAAAGAAGAGGCTCTAAAAGAGGGACTGCTGTTTTGCTTTCTGCTCCTGGTATAACACTTAGTAAATGGGAAAAGAAAGAGATTGGTAAAACTGTCCCACATGCGAAAACATCAATTGTCCGGTCATCAGAGGATGCATTGAGGCTTTTGGAGCGTGTTCGTAATGGCTACCGCCCAACAGTAGGTGATCTTGAATTTACCATTGTGGGTATTGATAAAGCCAAAAGAGACAGTGAACCATACTTTGCAGGCATATGGAAACGTGTGAAGAATACTTCTGATTCTTATGGATGGCATTGCCCAGATTGTGGACGCCAATTATATAAAAAAGAAGAAGGAGAATGGTTTCCTTTAGATTGGTCTGATGTAGCTTTCGGATCTGCACCTACAATAGAGCAGTTAATAGATGCAAGAGAAGAAAAAGCATTACTACCGAATGGACTACCAAATTCATGGAAAGTGAAATGGAGAAGGACTAAACAATTCTTTAAATGCTCATATCAAGAAGGTGTACAAGGTTACCTACCAGATGGTGCTTTACCTTGTGGAACAAAACTGTATCGCCCCGCAGTCAAAAGTCGTGGAGAAACGAATAAGCGTCCTGTAGCTAACATTTCTAAAATCTTTAAGCGTATGAAAAAATACTTTGATTTATACATTGTGGATGAGGTCCATCAATGTAAAGCAAGCGGTAGTGGTAGAGGAGATGCTTTTGCTCAAATGGTTAAATCAGCAAAAAAGACTCTCATGCTTACAGGTACCCTTGTAAATGGAAAATCTACATCGATCAAAGAAATTCTTTGGAGAACCAATCCAAAATCCTTATTAGATAAAGGGATGAATGATTCTACAGGGGATTTGACATGGGCGGAACGATATGGAAAGTTAAAGCAAATCGTTTATTTACAGGATGAAGTGAATCATCAAGGATGGGTCACAAGACAGCGTAGAAAACCGATGCAACCGACAGAAGAGCCAGGTATTGCACCACATATGACAGCTGAATTTTTATTGCATAAAACTGCTTTTCTTGATTTGGAGGACTTAGGGTTACCACTGGTGGAACTAAAGGAGAAACCAATCTTTATTACTCCGAAACCAGAACATGAAGCGGCATATAGACAGTTTCATGAGGTAATGTATGAA carries:
- a CDS encoding phosphoadenosine phosphosulfate reductase family protein; its protein translation is MNFNKLTEYAKSLIVPLPNEMKSFGDYRIHCNFSGGRDSIACVLLLLYGYGVPKEQIEMVHFRVDGKQEAFFDWKETDEYLEYCQEILGLPMVILNPDKSLKERITDRGKWPSGATQYCTSYQKRDTYSKWVRSLGAGNYLCVSGERAQESPRRANKPNFQVYKTANAPTKGRYVDWLRPIHHLMKDQVMKLNELAGIKPHPCYQYVSRCSCKFCIFLSPNEMKKVSELYPDDFNELIRMEKEMGHTLKWEKKNPLSLVDFIKKAEGSDKQLSFDLPCFFE
- a CDS encoding DEAD/DEAH box helicase — its product is MNIYLQSTDRHFEAKLQFIVKEEDHVLAASYIGIPEAVTAITAGIIEGRTVVVEGKELTRGHDPFRRIERKVGIGDVAHAFIYNSLTTLDGLSGVIDSDKNTRGYILSLHGNIKEDVAQHMISRFGLPPEWSDHYAGLFGFMIEDLEVIQNPAFQHLNPNLRALKINGSESDVLEVVEMALKNRLLTIPESEIEGKFDPSWSLKEYMVNNASAMNKKLSVMRPLHTMKDKVDPAIATMSRVPFPAQTHVIQGLINGLDVENSVITSANMGTGKSIQAIGVAHVLNERKKRRGSKRGTAVLLSAPGITLSKWEKKEIGKTVPHAKTSIVRSSEDALRLLERVRNGYRPTVGDLEFTIVGIDKAKRDSEPYFAGIWKRVKNTSDSYGWHCPDCGRQLYKKEEGEWFPLDWSDVAFGSAPTIEQLIDAREEKALLPNGLPNSWKVKWRRTKQFFKCSYQEGVQGYLPDGALPCGTKLYRPAVKSRGETNKRPVANISKIFKRMKKYFDLYIVDEVHQCKASGSGRGDAFAQMVKSAKKTLMLTGTLVNGKSTSIKEILWRTNPKSLLDKGMNDSTGDLTWAERYGKLKQIVYLQDEVNHQGWVTRQRRKPMQPTEEPGIAPHMTAEFLLHKTAFLDLEDLGLPLVELKEKPIFITPKPEHEAAYRQFHEVMYEECAKRARAGAKGAWSKFNPATLNYAARPDLGAFYTFVSVDGKETIVSAPQLTGYTAKEEWLIDNVKKELSEGRGVVIYNNYTGEYQLNERVHDILKENGIPSRILNESNTEKRSEVLQKFEDEGVKVIITNMKLVEVGLDLLAWPTLIFNQLSYEVNVVRQSAKRAHRIGQHRECRVLIPILNGTQEMSQFKKVMSARGHALMTEGRLDRGELAKYSYDEQSSLATDLAECFAEADLANAWEELAAIEYQDVEMIEEANFEHILADRMKDLAEQTLKLCGVSKVVPIDQSESNIVTDSTEEDSLFNITESSGSSVDLEDDGIIALVDITKYKKKKTLKAPTENQLGFVF